The following proteins are co-located in the Pedobacter sp. FW305-3-2-15-E-R2A2 genome:
- a CDS encoding DUF2310 family Zn-ribbon-containing protein, whose translation MYIQKIQIEIKSKADKDEIFEEMNMLTCYYRGNGQSQGRIESQYIAGRKIISLPFTLEKDSLDRKYNNFYTERQIDKIEQLCAAKIQIKTVGKTSADYKSACKCKKSDFYILITNYVTIESPIFCGTCHQSVPLYRLPKYKDHGYVPILSWESDYISCDTLQMNCYVGERWALNQMENLKSTLTKQGLKICRTLEGLTNTPTYYYLHNYLRYKEDDLTRACPGCGNSWGLQPQLHERYDFKCDQCRLVSTLSSCS comes from the coding sequence ATGTATATTCAGAAAATTCAAATCGAAATAAAGAGTAAGGCCGACAAAGACGAGATCTTTGAAGAGATGAATATGCTGACCTGTTATTATCGTGGTAACGGACAAAGTCAGGGGAGGATCGAATCACAATACATTGCAGGGCGTAAAATTATTTCTCTTCCATTCACATTGGAAAAGGACTCCTTAGACCGGAAATACAATAACTTTTATACCGAGCGGCAAATTGACAAAATAGAACAGCTGTGTGCGGCTAAAATTCAAATCAAAACGGTTGGGAAAACTTCAGCAGATTATAAGTCGGCCTGTAAATGTAAAAAGAGTGATTTCTATATTTTAATTACAAACTACGTTACGATTGAATCTCCCATATTTTGTGGGACTTGTCACCAGTCCGTTCCTTTATACCGGCTTCCCAAATATAAAGACCATGGCTATGTACCTATTCTAAGTTGGGAAAGTGATTATATTTCCTGTGATACTTTACAAATGAATTGTTATGTCGGCGAACGTTGGGCTTTAAACCAAATGGAAAATTTAAAATCGACATTGACAAAACAGGGATTGAAAATTTGCAGGACATTGGAAGGTCTGACGAATACACCGACTTATTATTACTTACATAATTACTTAAGATATAAAGAGGATGACCTGACCAGGGCCTGTCCGGGCTGCGGTAACAGTTGGGGGCTGCAACCGCAGTTACATGAGCGGTATGATTTTAAATGTGATCAGTGCAGGTTAGTATCTACGCTTTCGAGTTGTTCATAG
- a CDS encoding nuclear transport factor 2 family protein, with protein MKLTFLICFLSVNTKGQAATPASGILYADIARMDSVLFNAFNTRALDTLKVLFSKDIEFYHDSGGLTDYKQNMDAFEETFKSERKLRRELVAGSLEVSPINGYGAVATGIHRFYATEKGKKEQLSSEAKFVMLWRLRDGKWKTTRIISFGHQEYLNRPGKP; from the coding sequence TTGAAACTAACATTTCTGATTTGTTTCCTCTCTGTAAATACAAAAGGACAAGCGGCTACACCTGCATCAGGAATATTATATGCCGACATTGCCCGCATGGACAGTGTGTTATTTAATGCATTTAATACGCGTGCACTAGACACGTTAAAAGTATTGTTCTCTAAAGACATAGAATTTTATCATGATTCTGGTGGCTTAACAGATTATAAACAAAATATGGATGCTTTTGAAGAAACATTTAAAAGCGAACGTAAGCTGAGAAGAGAACTTGTTGCCGGAAGTCTGGAGGTTAGCCCGATTAATGGCTACGGCGCAGTGGCAACCGGGATCCATCGTTTTTATGCAACGGAAAAAGGGAAGAAGGAGCAGTTGAGCAGCGAAGCGAAATTTGTAATGCTTTGGCGACTGCGGGATGGAAAATGGAAAACTACCCGAATTATTAGCTTTGGCCATCAGGAATATTTGAATAGGCCAGGTAAGCCTTAA
- a CDS encoding AraC family transcriptional regulator, giving the protein METDTTEIKKKEGFNGQRAIMLPRSIISKSCVSNPLLSGIYVTDIGFYPKAEFHYRERQQGIDQYILLYCTAGKGEVQIEKMPYPLLAGNFIIIPAEKAHAYASDKNNPWTIYWAHFKGHLVKSLIALLLRRQKNYKGFVQFNESRIKLFDDIYLNLERGYSTDNLCYVNTSFQHFLSSFIFDDKFNYSSKKVMVNPIDLSIEYMQKNLHATFTLAEVAKSVNLSSSHFSALFKEQTGFAPIKYFNQIKIQKACQYLQFTDLRVKEIAAALGIDDQYYFSRMFSKIMGVAPQDYKIKRETLRETKFL; this is encoded by the coding sequence ATGGAAACCGATACGACCGAAATTAAGAAAAAAGAAGGCTTTAACGGGCAAAGGGCAATTATGTTACCCAGGTCCATTATTTCAAAAAGCTGTGTTTCCAATCCTTTATTATCCGGAATCTATGTGACCGATATCGGATTCTATCCAAAAGCCGAATTTCATTACCGGGAACGCCAGCAGGGTATTGATCAGTATATCCTGCTTTATTGTACCGCTGGCAAGGGAGAAGTTCAGATTGAAAAAATGCCATATCCCCTTCTTGCCGGGAATTTCATCATCATTCCGGCAGAAAAAGCGCATGCTTATGCCTCCGACAAGAACAACCCATGGACGATTTACTGGGCACACTTCAAAGGACATCTCGTCAAATCCCTGATTGCCTTATTGCTCAGGCGGCAGAAAAATTATAAAGGCTTTGTGCAGTTTAATGAATCGAGAATAAAGCTGTTTGACGACATCTATCTGAATCTGGAGCGGGGATATAGCACAGATAACCTCTGTTATGTAAACACGAGCTTCCAGCATTTTTTATCTTCCTTTATTTTTGATGATAAATTTAACTATTCCTCCAAAAAGGTCATGGTAAATCCGATAGACCTCTCCATTGAATACATGCAAAAAAACCTGCATGCTACCTTTACTTTAGCAGAGGTCGCTAAATCTGTTAATTTATCATCATCGCATTTCTCTGCGCTCTTTAAAGAACAAACCGGATTTGCCCCCATTAAATACTTCAATCAGATTAAAATACAAAAGGCTTGTCAATATCTCCAGTTTACAGACCTCCGCGTTAAAGAAATTGCAGCAGCGCTCGGAATTGATGACCAATATTATTTTTCGAGAATGTTCTCTAAAATAATGGGTGTCGCCCCCCAAGATTATAAAATCAAAAGAGAAACACTCCGGGAAACTAAGTTTTTATAG
- a CDS encoding cystathionine gamma-synthase family protein gives MSNTKGFTTTILHSDRLLKPEFGAIHQPVHNAVTWGYDDVQGLVDVFQNKAKGYAYSRQGNPTTAALEQKVSQMEQGIATVSFSTGMAAISSTILALMKASDHIIASSYLFGNTRSVMQTYIDMGLEISFVDSTDAEEIKKAYRENTRMVFVETIANPATQVSDLGAIGDFCAEKKLIYVVDNTMTSPYLFRPATVKASLVINSLTKYIGGHGNALGGSVTDTGLFDWLGFPNIAPIIREQIRPEMQGITQIRKRGLRDGGGTLSPEAAHSISVGSETIALRLDRACGNAAILSEFLENHPLVSHVYYPGLKSHPQHALASSLFHRFGGLMSFTLVDGVDCLEFLNELKLVIKSSNLGDTRTLAIPVAQTIFFELGQEKRDEMGIPDSMIRLSVGIEDIDDLIADFSAAFAAF, from the coding sequence ATGAGCAATACAAAAGGATTTACTACCACCATTCTTCATTCAGACCGACTTTTGAAACCAGAATTCGGAGCCATACATCAGCCAGTCCATAATGCCGTAACCTGGGGATACGATGATGTACAGGGCCTGGTAGATGTTTTTCAGAATAAAGCCAAAGGATACGCTTATTCCCGTCAGGGGAATCCGACAACCGCTGCGCTGGAACAAAAAGTATCACAAATGGAGCAAGGAATTGCCACTGTTTCTTTCTCTACAGGAATGGCTGCTATTTCTTCTACCATACTCGCATTAATGAAAGCTTCTGACCATATCATTGCAAGTTCCTACCTTTTTGGGAACACCAGGAGCGTGATGCAGACTTATATAGATATGGGGCTGGAAATCTCTTTCGTAGACTCAACGGATGCAGAGGAAATCAAAAAAGCTTATCGGGAGAATACCAGAATGGTATTTGTGGAAACCATTGCTAATCCTGCTACACAGGTATCAGATCTTGGAGCAATCGGCGACTTTTGCGCAGAAAAGAAATTGATTTATGTAGTGGATAATACGATGACTTCTCCTTATTTGTTTCGTCCGGCAACGGTAAAAGCAAGTTTGGTGATCAATTCATTGACCAAATATATTGGTGGTCATGGGAATGCATTGGGTGGTAGTGTAACTGATACCGGTTTATTTGACTGGCTTGGCTTCCCTAACATTGCCCCAATCATACGCGAGCAAATTCGTCCGGAAATGCAGGGCATCACACAAATCAGAAAAAGAGGTCTAAGAGATGGGGGAGGAACACTTTCTCCGGAGGCTGCGCATAGCATTTCTGTGGGTTCGGAAACGATTGCCCTCAGACTGGATCGCGCTTGTGGCAATGCAGCGATATTGTCTGAATTTCTTGAAAATCACCCCCTGGTGAGTCATGTTTACTATCCCGGATTGAAAAGTCACCCTCAGCATGCACTGGCTTCCAGTTTATTCCACCGCTTTGGCGGATTAATGAGTTTTACATTAGTAGATGGCGTAGATTGCCTTGAATTCCTGAACGAACTTAAACTTGTGATTAAGTCAAGCAATCTTGGAGATACACGTACCTTGGCTATTCCGGTGGCACAAACCATTTTCTTTGAATTGGGCCAGGAAAAACGTGATGAAATGGGTATCCCGGATTCGATGATCAGGTTATCTGTTGGAATTGAAGATATCGATGATCTAATAGCGGATTTTAGTGCCGCATTTGCTGCTTTTTAA
- a CDS encoding acyl-CoA thioesterase, translating to MKKILSSSRKVRFQDCDPFNHLNNSKYLEYFINAREDQLLDDYGLDVFGLMGSQKLSWVVSSQQIGYFRPATAMESISIETQLISYDSRNLVVEMRMYDENKTRLKALLWTRFSHFNLALQRSAEHSEELTELFREVLLPVEQSDFEARRTYISQQKKEAK from the coding sequence ATGAAAAAAATACTATCGAGCAGCAGAAAAGTAAGGTTTCAGGATTGTGATCCCTTCAATCATTTAAACAATTCAAAGTATCTTGAATATTTCATTAATGCCCGGGAGGACCAGTTGCTGGACGATTATGGGCTGGATGTATTTGGCCTGATGGGAAGCCAAAAGCTGAGTTGGGTGGTCTCTTCCCAGCAGATCGGCTATTTCAGGCCGGCAACGGCGATGGAAAGCATCAGCATTGAGACACAACTGATCTCTTATGATTCCAGAAATCTTGTGGTGGAAATGAGAATGTATGATGAAAACAAAACGAGGTTAAAAGCTTTACTCTGGACACGGTTCAGCCATTTTAATCTTGCCCTTCAAAGGTCTGCGGAACATTCGGAGGAATTGACAGAATTATTCAGGGAAGTGTTGCTTCCTGTTGAACAGTCTGATTTCGAGGCGAGACGTACTTACATTAGTCAGCAAAAAAAGGAAGCTAAATAA
- a CDS encoding TetR/AcrR family transcriptional regulator, giving the protein MQRDSTATHAFILEKVAPIFNKKGYSGTTLSDLTEATGLTKGALYFHFRNKQDLAIQAFRINVKRVINPLSAKMQDCNTALEKLQVMINYYRVYYEVVDQEGGCPILNMGTDANHNNPELFEAVKAVIIKLETGIIELLSSAIAEGEIKQDTDVVAFGKNIYCMIEGGVFMAVTHKDRSYLTNMMDLIESLLKEKMSN; this is encoded by the coding sequence TTGCAAAGAGATTCAACAGCAACACATGCTTTTATACTGGAGAAAGTAGCCCCTATATTCAATAAAAAAGGTTATTCGGGAACTACGCTTAGCGACCTGACGGAGGCAACCGGGTTGACTAAGGGGGCACTCTATTTTCATTTCAGGAATAAACAGGATCTTGCAATTCAAGCCTTCCGGATCAATGTAAAACGGGTCATCAATCCGCTTTCTGCAAAAATGCAGGACTGTAATACTGCCCTGGAAAAACTTCAGGTGATGATCAATTATTACCGTGTCTATTATGAGGTGGTGGATCAGGAGGGAGGATGCCCGATACTTAACATGGGAACGGATGCCAATCACAATAATCCGGAGTTGTTTGAGGCCGTTAAGGCGGTGATCATTAAACTGGAAACAGGTATTATAGAACTTCTCAGTTCGGCCATAGCCGAAGGTGAAATAAAGCAGGATACAGACGTGGTGGCATTTGGAAAGAACATCTACTGTATGATCGAAGGCGGTGTTTTTATGGCGGTTACCCATAAGGACCGCAGTTATTTAACCAATATGATGGACTTGATAGAAAGTCTTTTAAAAGAAAAAATGAGTAATTAA
- the abc-f gene encoding ABC-F type ribosomal protection protein encodes MIILQDITYLHPNRDVLFADLNVIINKHDKIALIGNNGVGKSSLLNIIAGNLVLSKGLVKTDSKPYYVPQIFGQFNDYTVAQALQIEDKLQALKEILNGQVTEENLALLNDDWAIEERCKSAFAHWKLDEVSLSQKMESLSGGQKTKVFLAGIRIHQPEIILLDEPSNHLDTLSRKILYNDIVTSRKTLVVVSHDRTLLNLLNVVFELDKRGIAIYGGNYDFYAAQKALEGEALTQTLKNKEKMFRKAKETEKEAVERQQKLDARGKKKQEKAGVPTIFMNTLRNNAEKSTSRMKGVHAEKTTAISEELTQLRKELPAIDKMKMDFDSSALHKGKILIEAKNLNFGYHDQLLWQETLSFQIKSGERLAITGGNGSGKTTLIKMILGQFEPQSGSIERADVQSIYMDQDYSLIDPALQVYEQAQQFNSGALQEHEIKIRLNRFLFTKEDWDKPCKALSGGEKMRLMLCALTISNQAPDMIILDEPTNNLDLQNIEILTAALNEYQGTLLVVSHDEYFLKQINVEHSIDIG; translated from the coding sequence ATGATTATTCTTCAAGACATTACTTATTTACATCCCAATAGGGATGTGTTGTTTGCTGATTTAAACGTCATCATCAATAAACACGATAAAATCGCCTTAATAGGCAATAACGGCGTAGGAAAATCCAGCCTTCTGAACATCATTGCCGGAAACTTAGTCCTTTCGAAAGGATTGGTCAAAACAGATTCCAAGCCATATTATGTGCCCCAGATTTTTGGTCAGTTTAACGACTATACGGTTGCTCAGGCGCTCCAGATCGAAGATAAACTGCAAGCCTTAAAGGAAATTCTGAATGGACAGGTTACAGAAGAAAACCTGGCCTTACTGAATGACGACTGGGCCATTGAGGAACGTTGCAAATCAGCTTTTGCACATTGGAAACTGGATGAGGTATCGCTCAGCCAGAAAATGGAAAGCCTGAGTGGCGGACAAAAAACAAAGGTGTTTCTGGCTGGAATCCGCATTCATCAGCCGGAAATCATTTTATTGGATGAGCCTAGCAATCATTTAGATACGCTCAGCAGAAAGATTCTTTATAATGATATCGTAACCAGCAGAAAGACTTTGGTCGTGGTGAGCCATGACCGAACGTTACTGAACCTGTTAAATGTGGTTTTCGAACTCGACAAAAGAGGCATTGCCATCTATGGCGGCAATTATGACTTTTATGCTGCGCAAAAGGCCCTGGAAGGCGAGGCTTTGACTCAGACGTTGAAAAACAAGGAAAAGATGTTTCGAAAAGCTAAAGAAACAGAAAAGGAAGCAGTTGAACGGCAACAAAAACTGGATGCCCGTGGAAAGAAAAAGCAGGAGAAAGCAGGTGTTCCTACCATTTTCATGAATACACTTAGAAACAATGCGGAGAAAAGTACTTCACGTATGAAGGGTGTTCACGCAGAAAAAACAACTGCAATTTCAGAAGAACTGACGCAGCTGCGGAAAGAGCTGCCCGCTATAGACAAGATGAAAATGGATTTCGACAGTTCTGCGCTTCACAAAGGGAAAATCCTGATTGAGGCAAAGAACCTGAATTTTGGATATCATGATCAATTATTGTGGCAAGAGACCTTGAGTTTTCAAATCAAAAGTGGCGAACGACTGGCGATCACAGGAGGGAACGGCTCCGGCAAAACTACTTTGATAAAAATGATTTTAGGGCAATTTGAGCCCCAGTCGGGAAGCATAGAACGGGCTGATGTTCAAAGCATTTATATGGATCAGGATTATTCTCTAATTGATCCCGCGCTTCAGGTGTATGAACAGGCACAACAATTTAACTCGGGAGCATTGCAGGAACATGAAATCAAGATTCGCTTAAACCGGTTTTTGTTTACAAAAGAGGATTGGGATAAACCTTGTAAAGCACTCAGTGGCGGAGAAAAAATGCGATTGATGCTGTGCGCGCTTACGATCAGCAATCAAGCCCCGGATATGATCATTCTGGATGAACCGACCAATAACCTGGATCTTCAAAATATAGAAATTTTAACTGCTGCGCTGAATGAATATCAGGGCACATTGCTGGTGGTCTCTCACGATGAATATTTTTTGAAACAGATCAATGTAGAACATTCCATCGATATTGGTTAA